From Salmo salar chromosome ssa04, Ssal_v3.1, whole genome shotgun sequence, one genomic window encodes:
- the LOC106603094 gene encoding sialidase-3 isoform X2 has translation MRRGTQQNGSTQWSESQELLSACLPDHRTMNPCPVYEKNTKTIFLFFICILGNTPEHHQIWTGKNKAHLCYITSNDEGQSWSQTKDLTESVIGKTVRRWATFAVGPGHGIQMENGRLIIPTYAYYIHFKCFSFPFPFTVQPHAFSIYSDDFGQTWQMGRMLQRKSCECEMAEIIDHEGSSHVYCNARHRGHRVEALSESSGVYFDKPRLAPRLVEPGLGGCQGSVIGFPAPEQGEEGMGGTTSPLASDTQTWLLFTHPTNKRNRKDLGVYLNRSPLHTSGWDRPWIVHSGPSGYSDLAYSEDTEHFACLMECGENSELEQIAFVSFPLSDVMQTVDEKGNTF, from the exons ATGAGGAGAGGCACTCAACAAAATGGATCCACTCAG TGGTCAGAATCCCAGGAGCTGTTATCAGCATGTTTACCAGACCACCGCACCATGAACCCCTGCCCAGTGTATGAAAAGAATACCAAGACTATATTCCTCTTTTTCATCTGCATTTTGGGGAACACTCCAGAGCACCATCAGATCTGGACAGGCAAGAATAAGGCCCACTTGTGTTACATCACCAGTAATGATGAGGGCCAGAGCTGGAGCCAGACAAAGGACTTGACAGAGAGTGTGATTGGCAAAACGGTCAGAAGGTGGGCTACGTTTGCTGTGGGACCAGGCCATGGCATTCAAATGGAGAATGGAAGATTGATCATTCCTACCTATGCCTATTATATCCACTTCAAATGCttctccttccccttccccttcACGGTACAGCCACATGCTTTCTCAATATACAGTGACGACTTCGGTCAGACATGGCAAATGGGCAGGATGCTTCAAAGAAAGTCCTGTGAATGTGAGATGGCAGAGATCATAGACCACGAGGGCAGCAGTCACGTGTACTGCAATGCCCGCCATAGAGGTCACAGAGTGGAAGCTTTGAGTGAGAGCAGTGGGGTTTACTTTGACAAGCCCCGCTTGGCTCCAAGGTTAGTGGAGCCAGGTCTTGGTGGTTGCCAAGGCAGTGTGATTGGCTtccctgcccctgagcaaggtgaAGAGGGTATGGGTGGTACCACATCACCACTGGCCTCAGACACACAAACCTGGCTACTCTTCACCCACCCGACCAATAAGAGGAATAGGAAAGACTTGGGAGTGTATTTGAACCGTTCCCCACTGCACACGTCAGGTTGGGACCGGCCCTGGATCGTCCACAGTGGACCCAGTGGCTACTCAGACCTGGCCTACAGTGAGGACACTGAGCACTTTGCTTGCCTGATGGAATGTGGCGAGAATAGTGAGCTTGAACAGATTGCCTTTGTGTCTTTTCCCCTCAGTGATGTCATGCAGACCGTTGATGAGAAAGGAAATACCTTCTAG
- the LOC106603094 gene encoding sialidase-3 isoform X1, whose amino-acid sequence MGNTSSRSYFQGIKMQPDKTTLFKQEQTGTTYRIPALIYLKESQTFLAFAEKRTSPSDSDAKIIVMRRGTQQNGSTQWSESQELLSACLPDHRTMNPCPVYEKNTKTIFLFFICILGNTPEHHQIWTGKNKAHLCYITSNDEGQSWSQTKDLTESVIGKTVRRWATFAVGPGHGIQMENGRLIIPTYAYYIHFKCFSFPFPFTVQPHAFSIYSDDFGQTWQMGRMLQRKSCECEMAEIIDHEGSSHVYCNARHRGHRVEALSESSGVYFDKPRLAPRLVEPGLGGCQGSVIGFPAPEQGEEGMGGTTSPLASDTQTWLLFTHPTNKRNRKDLGVYLNRSPLHTSGWDRPWIVHSGPSGYSDLAYSEDTEHFACLMECGENSELEQIAFVSFPLSDVMQTVDEKGNTF is encoded by the exons ATGGGGAATACCTCATCAAGGAGTTATTTCCAAGGAATCAAAATGCAACCTGATAAAACGACTCTGTTCAAACAGGAGCAAACTGGGACGACATACAGAATCCCGGCTCTCATCTACCTAAAAGAGAGTCAGACATTCCTTGCCTTTGCAGAAAAGCGTACTTCCCCTAGTGACAGTGATGCAAAAATTATTGTTATGAGGAGAGGCACTCAACAAAATGGATCCACTCAG TGGTCAGAATCCCAGGAGCTGTTATCAGCATGTTTACCAGACCACCGCACCATGAACCCCTGCCCAGTGTATGAAAAGAATACCAAGACTATATTCCTCTTTTTCATCTGCATTTTGGGGAACACTCCAGAGCACCATCAGATCTGGACAGGCAAGAATAAGGCCCACTTGTGTTACATCACCAGTAATGATGAGGGCCAGAGCTGGAGCCAGACAAAGGACTTGACAGAGAGTGTGATTGGCAAAACGGTCAGAAGGTGGGCTACGTTTGCTGTGGGACCAGGCCATGGCATTCAAATGGAGAATGGAAGATTGATCATTCCTACCTATGCCTATTATATCCACTTCAAATGCttctccttccccttccccttcACGGTACAGCCACATGCTTTCTCAATATACAGTGACGACTTCGGTCAGACATGGCAAATGGGCAGGATGCTTCAAAGAAAGTCCTGTGAATGTGAGATGGCAGAGATCATAGACCACGAGGGCAGCAGTCACGTGTACTGCAATGCCCGCCATAGAGGTCACAGAGTGGAAGCTTTGAGTGAGAGCAGTGGGGTTTACTTTGACAAGCCCCGCTTGGCTCCAAGGTTAGTGGAGCCAGGTCTTGGTGGTTGCCAAGGCAGTGTGATTGGCTtccctgcccctgagcaaggtgaAGAGGGTATGGGTGGTACCACATCACCACTGGCCTCAGACACACAAACCTGGCTACTCTTCACCCACCCGACCAATAAGAGGAATAGGAAAGACTTGGGAGTGTATTTGAACCGTTCCCCACTGCACACGTCAGGTTGGGACCGGCCCTGGATCGTCCACAGTGGACCCAGTGGCTACTCAGACCTGGCCTACAGTGAGGACACTGAGCACTTTGCTTGCCTGATGGAATGTGGCGAGAATAGTGAGCTTGAACAGATTGCCTTTGTGTCTTTTCCCCTCAGTGATGTCATGCAGACCGTTGATGAGAAAGGAAATACCTTCTAG